Proteins encoded together in one Schumannella luteola window:
- a CDS encoding DUF4193 domain-containing protein produces the protein MATDYDAPRKTDDDTESIQALQERVPDKMSGVVDVEDADNPGSFELAGQDLADVDLDVVVLPPQADEFTCMSCFLVKHRSQLDHEGKLGPICHECAA, from the coding sequence ATGGCAACCGACTACGACGCTCCCCGGAAGACCGACGACGACACCGAGTCGATCCAGGCCCTCCAGGAGCGGGTTCCCGACAAGATGTCGGGTGTCGTCGACGTCGAAGACGCCGACAACCCGGGCAGTTTCGAACTCGCCGGCCAGGACCTCGCCGACGTCGACCTCGACGTCGTCGTGCTTCCGCCGCAGGCTGACGAGTTCACCTGCATGAGCTGCTTCCTCGTGAAGCACCGCTCGCAGCTCGACCACGAGGGCAAGCTCGGGCCGATCTGCCACGAGTGCGCCGCCTGA